In a genomic window of Brettanomyces nanus chromosome 1, complete sequence:
- a CDS encoding uncharacterized protein (BUSCO:EOG09341FIZ): MSITETLCSADFYLDLKGSQFKIPIELAKKNFKNLQKLIEKHRISTEKYLKLLKDESLGKREKLRIVKKLIQLQEVFNKKLAFRVKQHNEFIDRLVCRLDRLKQLEEMENRAKLAKKEKNESIDDSVISGKLTDFYKDEINLLIIDFLLRTSKSQNPLQSLDSNAGYQLAKNMKLSQLIDYDVILQGLSIYNEIKFNHNLKLLVAWCTENKKALTQIRHENNPQTTTNLEFETYFQKFLEKVKENDLYGALQIANKNLVNYADSVDGESSEESDNFDKISMGAALLWYNFIKKDTKQMIFDNEDRDKQSVDYYDYGCQMVNQIKKNMLSYEELLDDVKWSQLANYFLYNFNLLYGIDQRMPLLNMLSIGGAALKTRSCHNVYREGSEVSFGDIIKIGDQEPEVQQSFSSNQCPVCSADLSRLMTILPYSHQVKSNIYENPVLLPTGNIYPRNKLLLLNRNTLLKKMGDDEEEEEEEEEEEEEESGEKYEREQGNLLSNDTTNNRWNKLKNLRLSDPATGDSFFGDELVKVFPT; this comes from the coding sequence ATGTCTATAACAGAGACTCTCTGCTCAGCAGATTTCTACCTTGATTTAAAGGGGAGTCAATTCAAGATCCCCATTGAGTTagccaagaagaactttaaGAACCTCCAGAAGCTTATAGAGAAGCACCGAATATCCACAGAAAAGTATTTAAAGCTTCTTAAAGATGAGTCTCTTGGAAAAAGGGAAAAGTTGAGGATCGTTAAGAAACTGATTCAATTGCAAGAAGTGTTCAACAAGAAGCTGGCCTTTAGAGTTAAGCAGCACAACGAGTTCATTGATAGGTTGGTTTGCCGTCTTGACCGGTTGAAGCAGTTagaagagatggagaaTCGTGCgaaattggccaagaaggagaaaaacGAGTCCATTGATGACTCAGTCATCAGTGGGAAATTGACAGATTTCTATAAGGATGAGATCAACTTACTCATCattgattttcttcttcggacATCAAAGAGTCAGAATCCATTGCAAAGTTTGGACTCCAATGCGGGCTACCAGCTTGCCAAAAACATGAAGTTGTCCCAGCTAATTGATTATGACGTTATTCTCCAAGGCTTGAGTATCTACAATGAGATTAAATTCAACCACAACTTGAAGCTGTTGGTTGCCTGGTGCACAGAGAACAAGAAAGCTTTGACGCAGATTAGACATGAGAACAATCCCCAGACGACTACAAATCTTGAGTTTGAGACGTACTTTCAGaaatttcttgagaagGTTAAGGAGAATGATTTGTATGGAGCTTTGCAGATAGCCAACAAGAACCTGGTTAACTATGCCGACTCTGTGGACGGAGAATCATCCGAGGAAAGCGACAATTTTGATAAAATATCAATGGGTGCCGCGCTACTTTGGTACAACTTTATTAAGAAAGATACCAAGCAGATGATCTTTGACAACGAAGACAGAGACAAACAGAGTGTAGACTACTACGACTATGGGTGCCAGATGGTGAAtcaaatcaagaaaaatatgCTTTCCTATGAGGAGCTACTAGATGATGTGAAATGGAGTCAGTTGGCGAATTATTTCCTTTACAATTTCAATTTATTGTATGGTATTGACCAAAGAATGCCTCTTCTCAATATGCTAAGTATTGGAGGGGCCGCTTTGAAGACCAGATCGTGCCATAACGTCTACAGAGAGGGCAGCGAGGTGTCATTTGGAGATATTATCAAGATAGGAGATCAAGAACCTGAGGTACAACAAAGCTTCTCTAGTAATCAATGTCCCGTTTGCTCGGCTGATTTATCCCGCCTTATGACTATTCTGCCATATTCACATCAAGTGAAATCGAATATTTATGAGAATCCCGTTTTGCTTCCCACTGGAAATATATATCCTAGAAATAAGCTACTCTTGTTGAACAGGAATACgcttttgaagaaaatgggggacgacgaggaagaagaggaagaggaggaagaggaagaagaagaagagagtggagaaaaatatgaaaGAGAACAAGGCAATCTATTGTCAAATGATACCACGAACAATCGTTGGAACAAATTAAAGAACTTGAGACTTTCTGACCCCGCTACAGGAGATTCGTTCTTTGGAGATGAGCTAGTTAAAGTGTTTCCAACCTGA
- the IDH1 gene encoding isocitrate dehydrogenase (NAD(+)) idh1, producing MFSQISRRAFVPFVQTSSQLSRRAMATTIREPSLTKKYGGVFTVTLIPGDGIGKEITDSVKTIFKAENVPVAFETIEMSGLSAKDSTNTQQQIDEAVRSLKRNKVGLKGITYTPTDQFHKSLNVALRKELDIYASLVLIKNIPGVPSKMHDVDFVLVRENTEGEYSGLEHQSVPGVVESLKIMTQYKTERIARFAFDFAKRNNRKMVTAIHKANIMKLGDGLFRRIVKEVGAAEYPDIKVNDLIVDNASMQAVSRPQQFDVMVTPNMYGAILSNIGAALIGGPGLVPGANFGRDYAVFEPGCRHVGLDIKGKNEANPTAMILSATMMLRHLGLAKEADRISKATHSVLSRGKTTTRDIGGSASTTEFTKAIIDKLSTM from the coding sequence ATGTTTTCCCAAATTTCTAGAAGAGCGTTTGTTCCCTTTGTTCAGAcatcttctcaattgaGCAGAAGAGCAATGGCTACCACAATCCGCGAACCATCACTAACAAAGAAGTATGGAGGAGTTTTTACAGTGACGTTAATTCCTGGTGACGGTATTGGTAAGGAGATCACGGACTCTGTCAAGACCATATTTAAGGCGGAGAATGTTCCTGTTGCATTTGAGACTATCGAGATGTCTGGCTTGAGCGCCAAAGACAGCACCAACACTCAACAGCAGATCGATGAGGCCGTTCgttctttgaagagaaacaaagtTGGTTTAAAAGGTATTACGTACACTCCTACGGATCAGTTCCACAAGTCGTTGAACGTTGCCCTTAGAAAAGAGCTGGATATTTACGCGTCCTTGGTTCTCATCAAGAACATTCCAGGTGTTCCAAGTAAGATGCATGATGTGGACTTTGTTCTGGTGAGAGAAAATACCGAAGGCGAATACTCTGGTTTGGAACATCAGTCTGTTCCGGGTGTTGTTGAGTCATTGAAGATCATGACCCAGTACAAGACGGAAAGAATTGCACGGTTTGCCTTTGATTTtgcaaagagaaacaaCCGTAAGATGGTTACCGCTATTCACAAGGCCAACATTATGAAACTGGGTGATGGCCTATTTAGAAGAATCGTTAAAGAGGTGGGTGCTGCTGAGTACCCGGACATTAAGGTCAACGATCTGATTGTTGACAATGCTTCTATGCAGGCAGTGTCGCGTCCTCAGCAGTTTGACGTTATGGTGACTCCAAACATGTACGGTGCTATTTTGTCTAATATTGGTGCTGCCTTAATAGGTGGTCCCGGCTTGGTTCCCGGCGCTAACTTTGGTCGCGACTATGCTGTGTTTGAACCTGGTTGCAGACATGTCGGATTGGATATCAAGGGTAAGAACGAGGCGAACCCAACTGCCATGATTCTCTCTGCAACCATGATGCTTAGACATCTTGGCTTGGCTAAGGAAGCTGACAGAATTAGTAAGGCTACCCATTCTGTCTTGTCTAGAGGAAAGACTACCACAAGAGATATCGGTGGCTCTGCTTCCACCACCGAATTTACCAAGGCTATTATTGATAAATTGAGTACTATGTAA
- a CDS encoding uncharacterized protein (EggNog:ENOG41), translating into MNSVASDDGSGEVNGEGEGEDELDEDDAPGESNDGSFKELIADPDNDAADDVDECEYRCLIQGSTEVWIFLGTSMVIYGVFLLSGGNEHISGIHTGTGTRSHAGTASPLLGSTTSIYGSIGGSSAAPSTINIDQDMEDPEFTSIQQLTTPHETPSMYGDGQSTVTSNGLAQNLTPSASLPVSSAPRSLSNANEFFTPLIKSTTENLHSAGRKVSGFFKKSMDTFHTPGNTRISDEASLSRASSCSHRKSITCGSGSFRQTSPTNQGEVTKEMPEYVSFGSIRDSSSFVNNHDGIADADIGHNEGDIGDPAVDTSISSGLNLLMSIRGRDKSSSQSPHKVVKHANSSQSLQADVYRSYSMFSQFGKAAADKLSPLKLISPSKQRNGLHIKTKTSSNNAVDTSANANEDYNSNNMFNYSLSNTIDEIQNQMNTIDSKTLQISKGDLTPLIHSSEGSALTSQLQPSQQIPSSLSTNNASEPSPINTRYQSLKRDERNILHKNRKVGRNFTTGMLRGHSRALSFEQSELLSELKK; encoded by the exons ATGAATT CAGTGGCCAGTGATGATGGTTCCGGTGAAGTCAAtggtgaaggtgaaggtgaagatgagCTTGACGAAGACGATGCTCCTGGCGAGTCCAACGATGGCTCGTTCAAAGAGCTGATCGCTGATCCTGACAATGACGCTGCAGATGATGTAGATGAATGCGAATATCGATGTC TCATTCAAGGCTCAACAGAGGTTTGGATTTTTCTTGGCACTTCCATGGTGATATACGGTGTGTTTCTTCTCAGTGGTGGGAATGAACATATTAGTGGCATTCATACTGGTACTGGTACTAGATCGCATGCCGGTACTGCCAGTCCTCTTTTAGGCTCGACAACTTCTATATACGGAAGTATAGGAGGTAGTTCAGCTGCTCCTTCCACGATCAACATTGATCAAGATATGGAAGATCCGGAATTCACCTCCATTCAGCAACTTACAACTCCTCATGAAACACCGTCTATGTATGGTGATGGTCAGAGCACCGTTACGAGTAATGGTTTGGCTCAAAATCTGACACCATCTGCTAGTTTGCCTGTATCTTCTGCACCTCGTTCTCTTTCTAATGCTAACGAGTTCTTCACGCCTTTAATCAAGTCGACAACTGAAAATTTGCACTCGGCTGGACGCAAAGTTTCTGGTTTTTTCAAGAAATCGATGGATACATTCCACACTCCCGGTAACACCCGAATCTCTGATGAAGCCTCACTCAGTCGTGCCTCGTCTTGTTCACATAGAAAATCTATAACGTGTGGTAGTGGGAGCTTTCGTCAAACTAGTCCTACAAACCAAGGTGAAGTGACAAAAGAAATGCCTGAGTATGTGTCTTTTGGCTCCATTCGTGATTCCTCGTCCTTTGTGAACAACCATGACGGAATCGCAGATGCAGATATTGGCCATAATGAAGGCGATATTGGCGATCCGGCCGTTGACACCAGCATATCTTCTGGTTTGAATCTCCTGATGAGTATACGCGGCCGGGACAAGTCCAGCTCTCAGAGCCCTCACAAGGTAGTGAAACACGCAAATTCATCACAATCACTTCAAGCAGATGTTTATAGGTCTTATTCGATGTTCAGTCAGTTCGGTAAGGCTGCGGCTGATAAATTATCGCCTCTAAAGCTGATATCTCCTTCCAAGCAGAGAAATGGTTTGCATATTAAAACTAAAACGAGTTCTAATAACGCTGTCGACACGTCTGCAAATGCAAATGAGGATTACAACTCAAATAACATGTTCAACTACTCTCTCAGCAATACTATCGATGAAATCCAGAACCAGATGAACACAATCGACAGCAAGACATTGCAGATATCTAAAGGAGATTTAACACCTCTTATTCATAGTTCAGAAGGCTCTGCCTTGACATCGCAATTACAACCCTCGCAGCAGATACCATCTTCGCTTTCTACAAACAACGCATCAGAGCCCTCCCCTATTAACACTCGCTATCAGTCTCTCAAAAGAGACGAACGAAACATTTTACACAAGAACCGGAAAGTTGGCAGGAATTTTACCACTGGAATGCTGAGAGGTCACAGTAGAGCCCTCTCGTTTGAGCAATCAGAGCTATTGAGTGAGCTGAAGAAATGA